The DNA region AAACGGCCGCTTCCGGCTCCTCATCGGGTATCTGTTGACCTATGCGGACTACCCGTTTGGAACCCACTGGCAGCTAATGCCCTTCCCCCTGGCCTTTGGTCCCGACTGGCGCAAGCTGCCCTTCCCCATCATCGACCTGCAGTGGGCCCGGCAGCGACGGGTCAGGAAGTGATCTTCCTGACATCTATGCATCAGGTCAAATCCCTGGGTCCTGTATTGGGCGTACCTCCAGCCCATTAGCCGCCAGAAAGGTAACCAGACCCGCCAGGTCAATGTATTGATGGGCCCGAATACCCAGTTCCCGGGCCGCCGCTACGTTGTCCCGCTTGTCATCCACGAACAAGGCCTGCCCCGCCGGGGTGCCCGTTACGCGCAGAGCATAACGAAATATCTCCCTTTCCGGTTTGCGGTAACCTACCTCGTAGGAGCAGATCACACCGTCTACCTGCGACATGAACGGGTAATTCTTCCGCAGATAGTCGATGTGTATGTGATTGCTGTTAGTCAGCAGCCACACCCGGGCCTGCTTTCTCAGGGCCGGCAAAAGTCCGGCGGCGGGCATTTCACTCTTCAGCAGTCCCAGCCAGAAGCGCTCGAAAGCCGCGTAGGATAGCGGTTTCTCTGTTGGGGCATCTTCGAAAACGGCGCTGTAATAATCCCGCAGGGTGATCTTGCCCCGCTCCAGGGTATAGAGGGCCTCGCTTCCCATCCGGGTGCCTAGCCATTCGGGGGCCAGGCCGGTCAGGCGGACGATCTCAGCCAGGCCACCCCGCTCATTTACCTCCACCAGGACACTCCCGATGTCGAAAAAGATGATACTGGCAGTCGCTGGTGGATCAGGCATTGCGGATCATTCCGTCGCTCGATTTTCCCTCAGGCCTGCTCAGGCGGCAGCCGCCGGCCGCCCAACAGGGCCACGTAAATCTGCAGCTCACTGTCCGGATTGAGCGGCGTCCGCTTATAGTCACCCCATTTTTCGATCACCCGGAATCCGGTATCGTGGAGCAGACGGTCCATGGTATCGGGGTAATACATGCGCAGGGTGAAGTCGATGACCAGAAAGTCTTTCTTCTCGGACGTGGAATAATACCACCGCAGGTGATTCAGCTCGGTCTCCGGATCGTAGCTGTTGCTCTCCTCGACATTGACCGTCGCCCCGGTCCCTGGGTCGGCGTAGGCCTTGGCCGGGACCCGCTGGCACTCCGGATGGTACAGAAACAGCGGATCAGGGACGAAGATATCTATAACGAAGCGGGTGCTCTCGTGGCAATGCTCCCGCACACAGCCCAGGGCGGCCAGGGCATCCTCATCCGTGAGTAAATGCAGGAAGGAATTGAAGCCGATGAAGATCAGGTCAAAGGTCTCGTCCAGGTGAAAGTTGCGGATGTCGCCCCGGACCAGGCGGACCCGCCTGCCGAAGGGAGCCAGCTTGTCGCGGGCCCGCTGCAGAAAGGCTTCCGAAATCTCGATCCCGGTATATCTGGCCTTGGTCTTCAACACCGGCAGCGCCAGCCGGCCCGTACCGGCCGCCAATTCCAGCACCCGCGGCCCATACTCCCTGGCCAGGGCCTCCCAGAAGGCTAGATCGTTGATCTTCCACCAGTGCTCGGCATCGTACCGGACGGCATCCCGATAGATAGGCAGCTCACACCCGCTGGATAGGTCTGACATAGCAGCATAAATATAAGCCTTGAGATGCTATTGGTGGGACAGTAGGAGGGCCCGTCGGGGCAATTTTCACCGTCCCGGGCTATAAATCTCAATTTTTATGGCTGTTACTATTAATAATTGGCAAAAGCTGCCGATACCGGTAATAGAGAGGTCTGGTTGCTGAGATGATTACACCGGTTTACAGCCCTCAGGTGGGGTCTGCCCTGTTCACTGCCGGGCACAAGCCACCCTTGCCTTCCAGCAGAAGGGAGACAACCCTGGTTAGCCAGGACCAGACCGACGTATCTGCTGATCTTTCCCCCCTGGCGGTCCTGCTTTCCGAAGAAGGCCTGGACTTTAGCGCCTCCTCAGTGGAAGCGGTAGCTGCTAGCATGGACTTCAACCTGGAGTTTACTTCCAGCTCCGTCGAGCGCCTTTCGGTATCGGGCTACTATTCCGAAGAAACCGAGTCGTTGAACCTTTCGTGGCACTTCATTTTCCAGCAGGAAGTGGCCGTCGACGGTCGGTCGGAGGTGCGTACCTTCGAAGCCGATCTCAATGTCAGCGTCTCCCAGGTCAGCCGCAAAACCGTGACTCCGTTTACCTACAAAGAGGATATTCTATCGCTCGTCCGCCGGCTGATGCAAAGTATCAACGAGATCGCCGCTGATGACGACCGGGTCTTGGGTGGCGTGGTGCTCGATTATAAAGACTTTCGCGAGATTTTTGCCTTGGACAATGGCCGGCTGGCCCACGACCTCATGGCACTGATCGAGCTGACCATCATGCTCGCCCGCCTCAAGCAGTTGCTGGATAATAATGAGGATGTGGTGATCCTGGCCCCGGAGCGTCAGGAAATCAGAGGCGTTTCAGTGACTGAGGCCAGCATGAGGGTGGGGAGCTTCCATCTGGAGATCAGGGATGTCACCACGGAGCTCTCCACCCCTGATGCCGGTGTACCAGCCGCCGCTGACACCCAGGACGGCGAAGTAAATCAGCAATGGGCCTCCCAGGCTGCGGAAGAGCCGGTTCCTGAAAACACTCCCGTGCCCTCCTAGACCGGGCTGAATCGACCCCCTACCGGCAGGTCAGTGGAACTTGCCGCTCGTGAGAACATTCAGTCGGACTGAGTACCAGTCGCCATTAGCTGGGTGATAGCTTCGCGCTCAGCCTGGATGCGCTCAGCGTCGGCCCCCTTGGCTTCCAGCATGTCCAGTACCTGGAGGGCTTGTTGATACAGGCCCTGGACCTTATAGATTGTCGCTAGAGTGAAAGTAGCCAGTTGCGGATCGATCCAGAGTGGCCCCCTGCCTGCGGCTGCTTCGGCCGCCTCCACGGCCAGCTCCTCTTCCTCCGGACCCCATTCCTCTGCTGTTGGCGTCTCCCGCTCCAGGGACGTTTCGGGTGGACGCTCCACCTGGGGTGCGGTGATGCTGGGCCCAAACCGCTCTCCGGCCAGATCCTCCCCGTCGTGGGCCGCCCGGTCTAAAACCTCCCGCTCCTGTTCGGCTTCCTTTTCCAATGAC from Candidatus Neomarinimicrobiota bacterium includes:
- a CDS encoding HAD family hydrolase, producing the protein MPDPPATASIIFFDIGSVLVEVNERGGLAEIVRLTGLAPEWLGTRMGSEALYTLERGKITLRDYYSAVFEDAPTEKPLSYAAFERFWLGLLKSEMPAAGLLPALRKQARVWLLTNSNHIHIDYLRKNYPFMSQVDGVICSYEVGYRKPEREIFRYALRVTGTPAGQALFVDDKRDNVAAARELGIRAHQYIDLAGLVTFLAANGLEVRPIQDPGI
- a CDS encoding class I SAM-dependent methyltransferase; the encoded protein is MSDLSSGCELPIYRDAVRYDAEHWWKINDLAFWEALAREYGPRVLELAAGTGRLALPVLKTKARYTGIEISEAFLQRARDKLAPFGRRVRLVRGDIRNFHLDETFDLIFIGFNSFLHLLTDEDALAALGCVREHCHESTRFVIDIFVPDPLFLYHPECQRVPAKAYADPGTGATVNVEESNSYDPETELNHLRWYYSTSEKKDFLVIDFTLRMYYPDTMDRLLHDTGFRVIEKWGDYKRTPLNPDSELQIYVALLGGRRLPPEQA